The DNA sequence TCCCAGGTTTGCGCCCATATCGTCGATATTCATTACAAACCGATTGTAAAGTCAATCCAGCGCTGGCTCTCCCACGGGCAATTTTATATAACCGTAAATGCGATGAACACGAGGGGACGGGCATGATGAGGCAAAATATTTTGATTCGGTTGGCGCTGGCATTGCTCTTGCCGCTGGCCGCCGGCTGCGGTTCGGTGGTCGCGCAGTGGACTGAGGGTGAAGTGCCCTTCGTCCGATCGAGCGAGGAAGTGATCGATCGCATGCTCGAAATGGCGCAGGTAAAAGCTGGCGATTTGATCTACGACATCGGCAGCGGCGACGGTGCGATCATCATTCGTGCGGCGAAAAAGTTTGGCGCGCGCGGCGTCGGCATCGAGATCGATCAAGACTTAGTGCTGCGCGCGCGCAATATTGCCTTTCGAGAAAAAGTCGATCATCTGGTTGAGTTCCGCGCCCAGGACGCTTTCACCATCGACGCTTCACCGGCAACCGTCGTGACGCTTTACATGCTGCCGGAGTTTAACGCCAAACTCAGACCGATCTTGGAGCGCCAGCTCAAGCCCGGTACCCGAGTGGTGTCCCATGATTTTCCCATCGCCGGTTGGCAGCCGGTGCGAGTCGAACAGGTCAAAGGAACGCTGCTGCACGATCACCAAGTGATGCTTTTCGAAATTCGCCCGCCGGCAAAATAATTCCCGTGTCGACTAAAAGCCCGGCAAGCGATAAAACTTTACCGGGTTCGCTTCTAAAATTTTCCCCTTTGCTAGATCCGAGATATCTTTGCGGTCCTGCAACATTTTCGCGGCGAAACGTTCGCGGTCGCCATGGGGCATGTCCGAGGCGAACATCATTTGCCCTTCGCCGACCAGTTCGAGCACATGGGGCAGCAAAATATCTTCCACTTCCGAACTAAAATATATGTTGCCCTGCTTGATGTAATCCATGGGCGTAAGCTTTTGGATCGGCGCGGTGCGCGATACGATGTTGGATAAATTCTTGCCGGAATGTTCGAAGCGGTGATGCAAACGTTCGAGAATGAAATGAACCCATAGACAGCCGGCTTCGAGATAGACCACGCGCATGTTCGGGAAGCGGTCGAAGATGCCGCCGCTCATCATCGAAACCATGCCCATCAACACCGGCATCAAGAACGGAATTACGCCGGACGGATAAATGTGGGTGTAGAGATTGTTGAGCGCCGGACAGGCCCAGCCAACATGGACGGCGAGGGGCAAATCGGCGCTGGCGACGGCTTCGTAAAATGGCAGCAGGCTGTCATCGTCGAGCAAACGATCGCCGGCGGTGCCGAGAATCATCATACCGACGCCGCCGAGCTGCTTTACTTCTCTGACTTGTTTAACTGCGCTGGGAATGTCGTCGAGGTTGGCGACGCCAACCCATTTGAGCCGCTCTTGACCGCCGAGCACATCGCCGAGCCAACGGTTGTAAGCGTCGCACATGGCGCTGGTGTAAGCCGGATTAGAACTAAGTGGATAAGCGAGGAAGAGTGTTGGATAGAGAACCTGGAGCCAGATGTTTTCTTCGTCCATGATCTGCAAGCGTTCCTTTAAACTGGTCAGCTCCATACTGCCTAAAGTGTCGGGTTTACGCTGGGCGTGACGCACCGGTTTACCGTTGATGCTCGCCGGCGTGCCTAAATTATTGCAGCCGCGGCCGACGCGGCGGGGAAACAGTTGCTCGTCGATCATCCAATAGGCGAGACCTTCGTCGGTTCCCGGCACTACTTGCGGGCGATGGGGGCGAAACTCCGGAGCGAAATATTTATCGCTGAATGTAATGGGATTTTCTTCGACGTGGCCGTCGGCATCGATGACGCGCATGGTATAACCTCCAATGTATGGGAATCTTTTTATAAGCGCGCCGCGGCAGATTCAACCACTGCGCAGGATTTCAATCAGTCTGCGATTAGCGGTACAGTCCATCGATAAAACCGCTGGACTGCATTTGCTTGACGAAAGTGTCATCGAAAAATCTTCTTGGCTCGGCGTCTTTGGCCTTGGGAACTCTGCCGGCGAGATCGTCGAGCACCGATTTCATCGCTTCCACCGTCGTCAGCGGCACGCGCAGCATATATTTTTGCACGTCGATGTCGTAGGACTCGGCCAGCGCGTTAGGATTGGCCGTGCGCAGATACTTCGCCATGACTTTGAGGGCGAGATTCTTATCGCGCTTGGCGCGGGCGATGGCTTCGGTCTGCGCCATC is a window from the Deltaproteobacteria bacterium genome containing:
- a CDS encoding methyltransferase domain-containing protein, encoding MPFVRSSEEVIDRMLEMAQVKAGDLIYDIGSGDGAIIIRAAKKFGARGVGIEIDQDLVLRARNIAFREKVDHLVEFRAQDAFTIDASPATVVTLYMLPEFNAKLRPILERQLKPGTRVVSHDFPIAGWQPVRVEQVKGTLLHDHQVMLFEIRPPAK